One Saccharopolyspora erythraea NRRL 2338 genomic region harbors:
- a CDS encoding DUF6104 family protein codes for MYFTDRGIEELEERRGDDEVTLAWVADRMRAFVDLNPEFEDAAERLATFLARDDADDD; via the coding sequence GTGTACTTCACCGACCGTGGCATTGAAGAACTCGAAGAGCGTCGCGGTGATGATGAGGTGACCCTGGCGTGGGTCGCCGACCGGATGCGTGCCTTCGTCGACCTCAACCCCGAGTTCGAGGACGCCGCCGAGAGGCTGGCGACCTTCCTGGCCCGCGACGACGCCGACGACGACTGA
- a CDS encoding ABC transporter ATP-binding protein: protein MVSDSPRPANGGWIRRLAAACWRHPVSATLAITASVTAVGLEALVPLLTKVAVDDAVAGTTARLWWVVAGLLGLGLFRFAAAFVRRYSAGRLALDVQHDLRRAVFASVQRLDGGKQDALRTGQVVSRSITDLQLVNGLLSMFPLAAGTVVLALFAIGAMLWLSPLLTVVALVITPLIAVVSARSKKRLYLATWSAQQRAADIAQHVEESVTGVRVVKGFGQEAREVARLESGARRLFAERLRSARLTSLPQATLTALPVSGQVGVLGLGGWMVVQGQVSIGTFVAFAGYVTMLAGPARMIASTVIQGQLVRAGAERINELIDSQPEVQDKPDAVALPDGPLEVELDGVGFGYSRTQPVLRDATLRVRPGETVALVGPAGSGKSTVSMLLPRFYDVHEGAVRIGRVGEEPLDIRDLRLDSLRSAVGVVFEEAFLFSDTIRGNIAYGMPDASDEAVIAAARAAEAHDFISALPDGYATLVGERGLTLSGGQRQRVALARALLSDPRILVLDDATSAVDPTTEAAIHDTLRSVTAQRTTLLVAHRRSTLALADRIAVLDEGRVVDIGTQEELEERCELFRSLLAGPGESIDNRCDRADGGEGITPELWPQVERDELVADASGGTPPTPELIEGLRKLPAATAQPRLPGVDPTAPDPEFRLARLFRPIRWGLVLTVLLVAADAAALIALPTLVRQGVDGGVVAGDLGALWTATAVAAAVVAAGWLVVKVQTVVTARTGETLLYLLRLRSFAHLQRLGLDYYERELGGRIMTRMTTDVDALSTFLQTGLATAVVSVLTIAGIAVTLLVTDFSLALVALSVLPVLVVATVIFRRVSSVAYAEARERVSTVNADMQENVSGLRVAQAHRRERHSAKVFARRSDAYRRSRLRAQRYIATYFPFVALLSEAAQAMVLGVGASRVAAGGLSAGVLVAFLLYLGLFFSPVQQLSSVFDGYQQARVGLRRIGDLLRTPTSVPQAAEPVAVPERLTGEVELRSVTFRYPGTERPALHDVSLRVAPGETVALVGATGAGKSTLVKLLARFYDVTEGAVLVDGVDVRSYDLTGFHHRLAVVPQEGHLFTGDIAANIAYGRPGAEPEEIEAAARSVGALPGIAMLPDGFRQQVGERGRGLSAGQRQLVALARAELVSPDLLLLDEATAALDPATESMVVTASDQLAAKRTTFVVAHRLATAARADRIVVVDGGRIAEEGTHEELLALGGRYRQLWNDTGTERAGAVPQSHHPPG, encoded by the coding sequence GTGGTGAGCGACTCCCCCAGACCCGCCAACGGCGGTTGGATCCGCCGGCTCGCGGCCGCCTGCTGGCGCCACCCCGTATCGGCGACGCTGGCCATCACCGCGTCGGTCACCGCCGTCGGCCTGGAAGCGCTGGTGCCGCTGCTGACCAAGGTCGCGGTGGACGACGCGGTCGCGGGCACGACGGCGCGCCTCTGGTGGGTCGTGGCCGGACTGCTCGGGCTGGGGCTGTTCCGCTTCGCCGCCGCGTTCGTGCGCCGCTACAGCGCGGGCCGCCTCGCCCTGGACGTGCAGCACGACCTGCGCCGCGCGGTGTTCGCGTCGGTGCAGCGGCTCGACGGCGGCAAGCAGGACGCGCTGCGCACCGGCCAGGTGGTGTCGCGCTCGATCACCGACCTGCAACTGGTCAACGGACTCCTGTCGATGTTCCCGCTCGCCGCGGGCACCGTGGTGCTCGCGCTGTTCGCGATCGGGGCGATGCTGTGGCTGTCGCCGCTGCTGACGGTGGTGGCGCTGGTCATCACGCCGCTGATCGCGGTGGTGTCGGCGCGCAGCAAGAAGCGGCTCTACCTGGCGACGTGGTCGGCCCAGCAGCGCGCCGCCGACATCGCCCAGCACGTCGAGGAGTCCGTCACCGGCGTCCGGGTGGTGAAGGGCTTCGGCCAGGAGGCCCGCGAGGTGGCGCGGCTGGAGAGCGGTGCGCGCAGGCTGTTCGCCGAGCGGCTGCGCAGCGCCCGCCTGACCTCGCTGCCACAGGCGACGCTGACCGCGCTGCCGGTCTCCGGGCAGGTCGGGGTGCTCGGCCTCGGCGGCTGGATGGTGGTGCAGGGCCAGGTGAGCATCGGCACCTTCGTGGCCTTCGCCGGGTACGTGACGATGCTGGCCGGGCCCGCCCGGATGATCGCGAGCACGGTGATCCAGGGGCAGCTCGTGCGCGCCGGCGCCGAGCGGATCAACGAGCTGATCGACTCGCAGCCGGAGGTGCAGGACAAGCCGGACGCGGTCGCGCTGCCGGACGGTCCGCTGGAGGTGGAGCTCGACGGCGTCGGTTTCGGCTACAGCCGCACCCAGCCGGTGCTGCGCGACGCGACGCTGCGCGTGCGTCCGGGCGAGACGGTCGCGCTGGTCGGTCCGGCCGGTTCGGGCAAGTCGACGGTGTCGATGCTGTTGCCTCGCTTCTACGATGTGCACGAGGGCGCGGTGCGGATCGGCCGGGTGGGCGAGGAGCCGCTCGACATCCGCGACCTGCGGCTGGACTCGCTGCGCTCGGCGGTGGGAGTGGTGTTCGAGGAAGCGTTCCTGTTCTCCGACACCATCCGAGGCAACATCGCCTACGGCATGCCCGACGCGTCCGACGAGGCGGTGATCGCAGCCGCTCGGGCGGCCGAGGCGCACGACTTCATCAGCGCGCTTCCCGACGGCTACGCCACGCTGGTCGGCGAGCGCGGACTGACCCTCTCCGGCGGCCAGCGGCAACGGGTCGCGCTGGCCAGGGCGTTGCTGTCGGACCCGCGCATCCTGGTGCTCGACGACGCGACCTCGGCGGTGGACCCGACCACGGAGGCCGCCATCCACGACACGCTGCGCTCGGTGACCGCCCAGCGCACGACGCTGCTGGTCGCGCACCGCCGCTCGACGCTGGCGCTGGCCGACCGGATCGCGGTGCTCGACGAGGGCCGGGTCGTCGACATCGGCACCCAGGAGGAGCTGGAGGAGCGTTGCGAGCTTTTCCGCTCGCTGCTGGCCGGGCCCGGCGAGTCGATCGACAACCGCTGCGACCGGGCGGACGGCGGCGAGGGCATCACCCCGGAGCTGTGGCCGCAGGTCGAGCGCGACGAGCTCGTCGCGGACGCCTCCGGCGGCACACCGCCCACCCCGGAGCTGATCGAGGGGCTGCGCAAGCTGCCCGCGGCAACCGCCCAGCCCCGGCTGCCCGGCGTGGACCCGACCGCGCCGGACCCGGAGTTCCGGCTGGCCCGGCTGTTCCGGCCGATCCGCTGGGGTCTGGTGCTGACCGTACTGCTGGTCGCCGCCGACGCGGCGGCGCTGATCGCGCTGCCGACGCTGGTCCGCCAGGGCGTCGACGGCGGTGTGGTCGCGGGCGACCTGGGGGCGCTGTGGACGGCGACCGCGGTGGCCGCGGCCGTGGTCGCGGCGGGCTGGCTGGTCGTGAAGGTGCAGACCGTGGTGACCGCGCGGACCGGCGAGACCCTGCTCTACCTGCTGCGGCTGCGCAGCTTCGCGCACCTGCAACGGCTCGGGCTCGACTACTACGAGCGCGAGCTCGGCGGCCGGATCATGACCCGGATGACCACCGACGTCGACGCCCTGTCGACGTTCCTGCAAACCGGACTGGCCACCGCGGTGGTCAGCGTGCTGACCATCGCCGGCATCGCCGTCACCCTGCTGGTCACCGACTTCTCACTGGCACTGGTGGCGTTGTCGGTGCTGCCTGTGCTGGTGGTGGCCACGGTGATCTTCCGGCGGGTCTCCTCGGTGGCCTACGCCGAGGCCCGCGAGCGGGTCAGCACGGTCAACGCCGACATGCAGGAGAACGTCTCCGGGCTGCGGGTCGCCCAGGCCCACCGCCGGGAGCGGCACTCGGCGAAGGTCTTCGCCCGCCGCAGCGACGCCTACCGCCGCTCGCGGCTTCGCGCGCAGCGCTACATCGCGACCTACTTCCCGTTCGTCGCGCTGCTGTCGGAGGCCGCGCAGGCCATGGTGCTGGGCGTGGGAGCGTCCCGGGTCGCCGCGGGCGGTCTCTCGGCAGGCGTGCTGGTCGCGTTCCTGCTGTACCTGGGGCTGTTCTTCTCCCCGGTCCAGCAGCTCTCCAGCGTCTTCGACGGCTACCAGCAGGCGCGGGTCGGCCTGCGCCGCATCGGCGACCTGCTGCGCACGCCGACGTCGGTGCCGCAGGCGGCCGAGCCGGTCGCGGTGCCCGAGCGGCTGACCGGCGAGGTCGAGCTGCGCTCGGTGACCTTCCGCTACCCCGGCACCGAGCGGCCCGCGCTGCACGACGTCTCGCTGCGGGTCGCCCCCGGCGAGACCGTCGCGCTGGTCGGCGCCACCGGCGCGGGCAAGTCGACGCTGGTCAAGCTCCTCGCCCGGTTCTACGACGTCACCGAGGGCGCGGTGCTGGTCGACGGGGTCGACGTGCGCTCCTACGACCTGACCGGCTTCCACCACCGGCTGGCGGTGGTCCCGCAGGAGGGCCACCTGTTCACCGGGGACATCGCAGCCAACATCGCCTACGGGCGGCCCGGCGCCGAGCCGGAGGAGATCGAGGCCGCCGCGCGCTCGGTCGGCGCGCTGCCCGGGATCGCGATGCTGCCGGACGGGTTCCGCCAGCAGGTCGGCGAGCGCGGGCGGGGGCTGTCGGCGGGGCAGCGCCAGCTCGTCGCGCTCGCCCGCGCCGAACTGGTCTCCCCCGACCTGCTGCTGCTCGACGAGGCCACCGCCGCGCTGGACCCGGCGACCGAGTCGATGGTGGTGACCGCCAGCGATCAGCTCGCGGCCAAGCGGACCACGTTCGTCGTGGCGCACCGGCTTGCCACGGCGGCCCGCGCCGACCGGATCGTCGTGGTCGACGGCGGCCGCATCGCGGAGGAGGGCACCCACGAGGAGCTGCTGGCGCTCGGCGGTCGCTACCGGCAGTTGTGGAACGACACCGGCACCGAACGCGCAGGAGCGGTTCCGCAGAGTCACCACCCGCCCGGATGA
- a CDS encoding LysR family transcriptional regulator has protein sequence MIDPRRLQVLRALADHGTVRAAAEALYLTPSAVSQQLNALESEVGQPLLTRHGRRVRLTAAGELLVEHAKAVLAELERAEASLAACASGTVGKVEIASFASAITQVVAPAIVKLRSRAPGVSVLVRDAEAHNSLLMLLAGEIDVAISMEYTSTLQADDRRLTRYPLYAEPFDVVLPPRHPLGSMPSVAVEDLRDEEWIAPLPGNPCRAVAQVFCENAGFVPRITHTSDDFHAVVALVAAGTGVALVPRTAIGDHPGTVRPVAGRPPTRRVFAAVQCGREENPLVRTVLDALLEQKPDD, from the coding sequence GTGATTGACCCCAGGCGGCTGCAGGTGTTGCGCGCTTTGGCCGACCACGGCACGGTCCGTGCGGCGGCCGAGGCGCTGTACCTGACGCCGTCGGCCGTCTCGCAGCAGCTCAACGCGCTGGAGAGCGAGGTGGGGCAGCCGCTGCTCACCCGGCACGGGCGGCGGGTCCGGCTGACCGCGGCGGGAGAGCTGCTGGTCGAGCACGCCAAGGCGGTGCTCGCGGAGCTGGAGCGGGCGGAGGCCAGCCTCGCGGCGTGCGCGTCGGGCACCGTCGGCAAGGTCGAGATCGCCTCGTTCGCATCGGCGATCACGCAGGTCGTGGCGCCCGCGATCGTGAAACTGCGGTCGCGGGCACCGGGGGTCTCGGTGCTGGTGCGCGACGCCGAGGCGCACAACAGCCTGCTGATGCTCCTGGCCGGGGAGATCGACGTGGCGATCTCGATGGAGTACACCTCGACGCTGCAGGCCGACGACCGCAGGCTGACCCGCTACCCGCTCTACGCCGAGCCGTTCGACGTCGTGCTGCCGCCACGGCACCCGCTGGGGTCGATGCCGTCGGTGGCCGTCGAGGACCTCCGCGACGAGGAGTGGATCGCGCCGCTGCCGGGCAACCCGTGCCGCGCGGTCGCGCAGGTCTTCTGCGAGAACGCCGGCTTCGTCCCGCGCATCACCCACACCTCCGACGACTTCCACGCCGTCGTCGCGCTCGTCGCGGCGGGCACCGGGGTCGCGCTGGTGCCCAGGACCGCCATCGGCGACCACCCCGGCACCGTGCGGCCGGTCGCCGGCCGCCCACCGACCCGCCGGGTCTTCGCCGCGGTCCAGTGCGGCCGCGAGGAGAACCCCCTGGTGCGCACCGTGCTGGACGCCCTGCTGGAGCAGAAGCCCGACGACTGA
- a CDS encoding multifunctional oxoglutarate decarboxylase/oxoglutarate dehydrogenase thiamine pyrophosphate-binding subunit/dihydrolipoyllysine-residue succinyltransferase subunit, with protein sequence MSSSSPASQFGPNEWLIEEMYEQFLHDPTSVDSAWHEFFADYKPGQATETTAAATGSAAAPKATATAARVVETNGQTPPPSATAPSKPKPAEPKPSPQEAAKAAPVKEAPAGEQAKPLRGAAAAIAKNMEQSLTVPTATSVRAVPAKLLFDNRIVINNHLKRNKGGKVSFTHLIGYALIRALRNHPDMNRHYGEDAKGKPAVVTPEHVNLGLAIDMPAKDGSRSLVVASIKGCEEMTFQQFWQAYEDIIRKARNSALTADDFSGTTISLTNPGPSGTNHSVPRLTKGQSAIIGVGAMDYPAEFQGASEQALVDMGISKIVTLTSTYDHRVIQGAESGDFLRTVHQLLLGENGFYDDIFTSLRIPYEPVRWTRDIPEGAVDKTARVLELIDAYRTRGHLMADIDPLNYRQRRHEDLDVLSHSLTLWDLDRTFAVGGFAGKERMKLRDVLGVLRDSYCRTVGVEYMHILEPDEREWLQGRVEKPHTKPEPTEQKYILSKLNAAEAFETFLQTKYVGQKRFSLEGAETVVPLLDAVLDTAAASELDEVVIGMPHRGRLNVLANIVGKPISQIFREFEGNLDPGQAHGSGDVKYHLGAEGKYFRMFGDGETKVSLTSNPSHLEAVDPVLEGIVRAKQDILDKGQEGFTVLPVLLHGDAAFAGQGVVAETLNLSLLRGYRTGGTVHVIVNNQVGYTTAPEHSRSSKYSTDVAKMIGAPVFHVNGDDPEACVWVAKLAVEYRQAFGKDVVIDMVCYRRRGHNEGDDPSMTQPAMYDAIDKMRSVRKTYTEALIGRGDITVEEAEKALKDYASQLEHVFNEVRELEKHPPEPSPSVESEQVVPQGLATAIPVDTLKRIADAQVNMPEGFTPHSRVKPVLERRAKMATEGGIDWAFGELLAFGSLTMEGRPVRLTGQDSRRGTFGQRHSVLIDRKTGAEYTPLQNLSEDQAKFLVYDSALSEFAAMGFEYGYSVANPDALVLWEAQFGDFFNGAQSIIDEFISSGEAKWGQRSDVVLLLPHGHEGQGPDHSSARIERWLQLCAEGSMTVAMPSTPANYFHLLRRHALDGIHRPLVVFTPKSMLRLKAATSPVEDFTEGKFTSVIDDPTQPDPASVRRVVLCTGKLYYELAAEKAKQGHDDTAVVRLEQLYPLPHRKLGRLLERYSNATDVRWVQEEPANQGAWPFLGLALPELFPERLAGLRRVSRRPMAAPATGMAKVHEVEQAEVVQGAFA encoded by the coding sequence GTGTCCAGCAGCAGCCCTGCGTCACAGTTCGGCCCCAATGAGTGGTTGATCGAGGAAATGTACGAGCAGTTCCTGCACGATCCCACCTCCGTAGACTCGGCGTGGCACGAATTCTTCGCCGACTACAAGCCGGGCCAGGCCACTGAAACCACCGCAGCCGCGACCGGTTCTGCAGCGGCCCCGAAGGCGACGGCCACCGCGGCACGCGTGGTCGAGACCAACGGGCAGACCCCGCCCCCGTCCGCCACCGCACCGAGCAAGCCGAAGCCCGCCGAGCCCAAGCCCTCCCCGCAGGAGGCCGCCAAGGCCGCCCCCGTCAAGGAGGCCCCCGCGGGCGAGCAGGCCAAGCCGCTGCGCGGCGCCGCGGCCGCGATCGCCAAGAACATGGAGCAGTCGCTCACCGTGCCGACCGCGACCAGCGTGCGCGCGGTGCCGGCCAAGCTGCTCTTCGACAACCGCATCGTCATCAACAACCACCTCAAGCGGAACAAGGGCGGGAAGGTCTCCTTCACGCACCTGATCGGCTACGCGCTGATCCGGGCGCTGCGGAACCACCCCGACATGAACCGCCACTACGGCGAGGACGCCAAGGGCAAGCCCGCCGTGGTCACCCCCGAGCACGTCAACCTCGGCCTGGCGATCGACATGCCGGCCAAGGACGGCTCGCGCAGCCTGGTGGTCGCCTCCATCAAGGGCTGCGAGGAGATGACCTTCCAGCAGTTCTGGCAGGCCTACGAGGACATCATCCGCAAGGCCCGCAACAGCGCGCTGACCGCCGACGACTTCTCCGGCACCACCATCTCGCTGACCAACCCCGGCCCCAGCGGCACCAACCACTCGGTGCCGCGGCTGACCAAGGGCCAGAGCGCGATCATCGGCGTCGGCGCGATGGACTACCCCGCCGAGTTCCAGGGCGCCAGCGAGCAGGCGCTGGTCGACATGGGGATCAGCAAGATCGTGACGCTGACCTCCACCTACGACCACCGCGTCATCCAGGGCGCGGAGTCCGGTGACTTCCTGCGCACGGTGCACCAGCTGCTGCTCGGCGAGAACGGGTTCTACGACGACATCTTCACGTCGCTGCGGATCCCCTACGAGCCGGTCCGCTGGACCCGCGACATCCCAGAGGGCGCGGTCGACAAGACCGCCCGGGTGCTGGAGCTGATCGACGCCTACCGCACCCGCGGCCACCTGATGGCCGACATCGACCCGCTGAACTACCGCCAGCGCCGCCACGAGGACCTCGACGTCCTCTCCCACAGCCTCACCCTGTGGGACCTGGACCGCACGTTCGCCGTCGGCGGCTTCGCGGGCAAGGAGCGGATGAAGCTGCGCGACGTGCTCGGCGTGCTGCGCGACTCCTACTGCCGCACCGTCGGCGTCGAGTACATGCACATCCTCGAGCCCGACGAGCGCGAGTGGCTGCAGGGCCGGGTCGAGAAGCCGCACACCAAGCCCGAGCCGACCGAGCAGAAGTACATCCTGTCCAAGCTCAACGCCGCCGAGGCGTTCGAGACCTTCCTGCAGACCAAGTACGTCGGCCAGAAGCGCTTCTCGCTGGAGGGCGCCGAGACCGTCGTGCCGCTGCTGGACGCGGTGCTCGACACCGCCGCGGCCTCCGAGCTGGACGAGGTCGTCATCGGCATGCCGCACCGCGGCCGCCTCAACGTGCTGGCCAACATCGTCGGCAAGCCGATCTCGCAGATCTTCCGCGAGTTCGAGGGCAACCTCGACCCGGGCCAGGCACACGGCTCCGGCGACGTGAAGTACCACCTCGGCGCCGAGGGCAAGTACTTCCGGATGTTCGGCGACGGCGAGACCAAGGTGTCGCTGACCTCCAACCCCTCGCACCTGGAGGCCGTGGACCCGGTGCTGGAGGGCATCGTCCGCGCCAAGCAGGACATCCTGGACAAGGGCCAGGAGGGCTTCACGGTGCTGCCGGTGCTGCTGCACGGCGACGCCGCGTTCGCGGGCCAGGGCGTGGTCGCCGAGACGCTGAACCTGTCGCTGCTGCGCGGCTACCGCACCGGCGGCACGGTCCACGTGATCGTCAACAACCAGGTCGGCTACACCACCGCCCCGGAGCACTCGCGGTCGAGCAAGTACTCCACCGACGTGGCGAAGATGATCGGCGCGCCGGTCTTCCACGTCAACGGTGACGACCCCGAGGCCTGCGTCTGGGTCGCCAAGCTGGCCGTGGAGTACCGCCAGGCGTTCGGCAAGGACGTCGTGATCGACATGGTCTGCTACCGCCGCCGGGGTCACAACGAGGGCGACGACCCGTCCATGACGCAGCCGGCGATGTACGACGCGATCGACAAGATGCGCAGCGTCCGCAAGACCTACACCGAGGCCCTCATCGGCCGTGGCGACATCACGGTCGAAGAGGCCGAGAAGGCGCTGAAGGACTACGCCAGCCAGCTGGAGCACGTGTTCAACGAGGTCCGCGAGCTGGAGAAGCACCCGCCGGAGCCCAGCCCGTCGGTGGAGTCCGAGCAGGTGGTCCCGCAGGGGCTGGCGACCGCGATCCCGGTCGACACACTCAAGCGGATCGCCGACGCGCAGGTCAACATGCCCGAGGGCTTCACGCCGCACTCGCGGGTCAAGCCCGTGCTGGAGCGCCGCGCGAAGATGGCCACCGAGGGCGGCATCGACTGGGCGTTCGGCGAGCTGCTCGCGTTCGGCTCGCTGACCATGGAGGGCCGCCCGGTCCGCCTGACCGGCCAGGACAGCCGTCGCGGCACGTTCGGCCAGCGGCACTCGGTGCTCATCGACCGCAAGACCGGTGCCGAGTACACGCCGCTGCAGAACCTGAGCGAGGACCAGGCGAAGTTCCTGGTCTACGACTCGGCGCTGTCGGAGTTCGCGGCCATGGGCTTCGAGTACGGCTACTCGGTGGCCAACCCGGACGCCCTGGTGCTGTGGGAGGCGCAGTTCGGCGACTTCTTCAACGGCGCGCAGTCGATCATCGACGAGTTCATCTCCTCCGGTGAGGCCAAGTGGGGCCAGCGCTCCGACGTCGTGCTGCTGCTGCCGCACGGCCACGAGGGCCAGGGTCCGGACCACAGCTCGGCGCGCATCGAGCGGTGGCTGCAGCTCTGCGCCGAGGGGTCGATGACGGTGGCGATGCCGTCGACGCCGGCGAACTACTTCCACCTGCTGCGCCGCCACGCGCTGGACGGCATCCACCGGCCGCTGGTCGTCTTCACGCCGAAGTCGATGCTGCGGCTCAAGGCGGCCACCAGCCCGGTCGAGGACTTCACCGAGGGCAAGTTCACCTCGGTGATCGACGACCCGACGCAGCCGGACCCGGCCTCGGTGCGCCGCGTGGTGCTGTGCACCGGCAAGCTCTACTACGAGCTGGCCGCCGAGAAGGCCAAGCAGGGCCACGACGACACCGCGGTGGTGCGGCTGGAGCAGCTCTACCCGCTGCCGCACCGCAAGCTGGGCAGGCTGCTCGAGCGGTACTCCAACGCCACCGACGTCCGGTGGGTGCAGGAGGAGCCGGCGAACCAGGGTGCCTGGCCGTTCCTCGGCCTGGCGCTGCCGGAGCTGTTCCCGGAGCGCCTGGCGGGCCTGCGCCGCGTGTCGCGGCGGCCGATGGCCGCCCCGGCGACCGGTATGGCCAAGGTGCACGAGGTCGAGCAGGCCGAGGTCGTGCAGGGCGCCTTCGCCTGA
- a CDS encoding glycine C-acetyltransferase, with protein MYTIGQDVRAELEEIRAAGLYKHERVLDSAQSARVGVGDAEVLNFCANNYLGLADHPALVDAASKALERWGFGMASVRFICGTQAPHKELEQRLSEFLGTEDTILYSSCFDANGGLFETLLGPEDAVISDELNHASIIDGVRLCKARRARYRNRDMADLEQQLKDTADARHRLIVTDGVFSMDGYLAPLDEICDLADRYRAMVMVDDSHAVGFTGPTGAGTPEAFGVTDRVDVVTGTLGKALGGASGGYVSARGEIVELLRQRSRPYLFSNSLAPSIVAASLAALDLVSASPQLRQRLSDNSALFRSRMAEEGFDLLPGEHPIIPVMIGDAAEAARMADLLLEEGIYVIGFSYPVVPKGKARIRTQMSAAHSPEDIERAVTAFVRARERMRR; from the coding sequence ATGTACACCATTGGCCAGGACGTGCGGGCCGAGCTGGAGGAGATCCGCGCCGCGGGCCTCTACAAGCACGAGCGGGTGCTGGACTCCGCGCAGAGCGCGCGGGTCGGCGTCGGCGACGCCGAGGTGCTCAACTTCTGCGCCAACAACTACCTCGGGCTGGCCGACCACCCGGCGCTGGTCGACGCCGCGTCGAAGGCGCTGGAGCGCTGGGGCTTCGGGATGGCCTCGGTGCGGTTCATCTGCGGTACGCAGGCCCCGCACAAGGAGCTCGAGCAGCGGCTGTCGGAGTTCCTCGGTACCGAGGACACCATCCTCTACAGCTCCTGCTTCGACGCCAACGGAGGGCTGTTCGAGACGCTGCTCGGGCCGGAGGACGCGGTCATCTCCGACGAGCTCAACCACGCGAGCATCATCGACGGCGTCCGGCTGTGCAAGGCGCGCCGCGCCCGCTACCGCAACCGGGACATGGCCGACCTGGAGCAGCAGCTCAAGGACACCGCCGACGCACGGCACCGGCTGATCGTCACCGACGGCGTGTTCTCGATGGACGGCTACCTGGCGCCGCTGGACGAGATCTGCGACCTCGCCGACCGGTACCGGGCGATGGTGATGGTCGACGACTCGCACGCCGTGGGCTTCACCGGCCCGACCGGGGCGGGCACCCCGGAGGCGTTCGGCGTCACCGACCGGGTCGACGTCGTCACCGGCACCCTCGGCAAGGCGCTCGGCGGGGCCAGCGGCGGCTACGTGTCGGCGCGCGGCGAGATCGTCGAGCTGCTGCGCCAGCGCTCGCGGCCGTACCTGTTCTCCAACTCGCTCGCGCCGTCGATCGTGGCCGCCTCGCTGGCCGCGCTCGACCTGGTCTCGGCGAGCCCGCAGCTGCGGCAGCGGTTGAGCGACAACAGCGCGCTGTTCCGGTCGCGGATGGCCGAGGAGGGCTTCGACCTGCTGCCGGGCGAGCACCCGATCATCCCGGTGATGATCGGCGACGCCGCCGAGGCGGCGCGGATGGCCGACCTGCTGCTCGAGGAGGGCATCTACGTCATCGGCTTCTCCTACCCGGTGGTGCCCAAGGGCAAGGCGCGGATCCGCACCCAGATGTCGGCGGCGCACAGCCCCGAGGACATCGAGCGGGCGGTCACGGCGTTCGTCCGGGCCCGCGAGCGTATGCGCAGGTGA
- the tdh gene encoding L-threonine 3-dehydrogenase has product MRALVKTSPAPGLELTELPDPTPGANDIVVQVFRTGICGTDLHIDSWDEWAARTVPTPLVIGHEFAGEVVAVGSAVTQAQVGDFVSGEGHLVCGTCRNCRAGRRHLCANTRGLGVHHNGAFAEYAVLPEQNVWVHREHVDPDVAAIFDPFGNAVHTALTFPVVGEDVLITGAGPIGLMAACVARHAGARNVVITDVSEHRLELARRVGVDLAVNVAETGIADAQAKLGMSEGFDVAMEVSGQPSALRETIENMAHGGRIAMLGLPAERFQIDWSAVVLKMLTVKGIYGREMFETWYSMSVLLQSGLDLSPVITHRFPCTRHVEAFETARAGRCGKVILDWTVR; this is encoded by the coding sequence GTGCGCGCACTGGTGAAGACCTCGCCCGCGCCCGGACTGGAGCTGACCGAGCTCCCCGACCCGACGCCCGGCGCCAACGACATCGTGGTCCAGGTGTTCCGCACCGGCATCTGCGGAACCGACCTGCACATCGACTCCTGGGACGAGTGGGCCGCCCGGACCGTGCCGACGCCGCTGGTGATCGGCCACGAGTTCGCCGGCGAGGTGGTGGCGGTCGGCTCGGCGGTCACCCAGGCCCAGGTGGGCGACTTCGTCAGCGGCGAGGGCCACCTGGTGTGCGGGACGTGCCGGAACTGCCGGGCGGGCCGCAGGCACCTGTGCGCCAACACCAGGGGACTCGGCGTGCACCACAACGGCGCCTTCGCCGAGTACGCGGTGCTGCCCGAGCAGAACGTGTGGGTGCACCGGGAGCACGTCGACCCCGACGTGGCCGCCATCTTCGACCCGTTCGGCAACGCGGTGCACACCGCGCTGACCTTCCCGGTCGTGGGCGAGGACGTGCTGATCACCGGCGCGGGCCCGATCGGGCTGATGGCCGCGTGCGTGGCCAGGCACGCCGGCGCGCGCAACGTCGTGATCACCGACGTCAGCGAGCACCGGCTCGAGCTGGCCCGCCGGGTCGGCGTGGACCTCGCCGTCAACGTCGCCGAGACCGGCATCGCCGACGCCCAGGCGAAGCTGGGCATGTCCGAGGGCTTCGACGTCGCGATGGAGGTCTCCGGGCAGCCCTCCGCGCTGCGCGAGACGATCGAGAACATGGCCCACGGCGGCCGGATCGCGATGCTGGGTCTTCCGGCCGAGCGGTTCCAGATCGACTGGAGCGCGGTCGTGCTCAAGATGCTGACGGTCAAGGGCATCTACGGGCGGGAGATGTTCGAAACCTGGTACTCCATGTCGGTGCTGCTGCAGTCCGGGCTGGACCTCTCGCCGGTCATAACCCACCGGTTCCCCTGCACGCGGCACGTCGAGGCGTTCGAAACCGCGCGCGCGGGGCGCTGCGGCAAGGTCATTCTGGATTGGACGGTGCGCTAG